The Peribacillus sp. FSL P2-0133 genome has a segment encoding these proteins:
- a CDS encoding C-terminal binding protein, giving the protein MSFKILLTDYEFEHLKYEEEIFQERGLEIEFIKAQCKTEEEVMEQAKEVDAILNQYAPISRRVIDSLENTKIISRYGVGVNTIDLNAAKEKGITVANVPDYGMEEVSNHALALLLSSARKVTLLNKEVKKGNWDFKVCVPIHRFNEQTVGVLGFGRIPRRFIEKVKPLGFKTAAYDPFVSASDMDAVGVQKMELDEIIAEADYLSIHVPLIDDTYHLINEERLKQMKRNAVIINTARGPIIDEKALSDALEKGVIAGAALDVTENEPVSTDSPLLTMDNVIITPHSAWYSEEAMVELRQKAARNIVQVLNGEITPYALT; this is encoded by the coding sequence ATGTCCTTTAAAATATTATTAACGGATTACGAATTTGAACATTTGAAATATGAAGAAGAGATTTTTCAAGAAAGGGGTCTTGAAATCGAATTCATCAAAGCGCAATGCAAAACTGAAGAAGAAGTAATGGAGCAGGCAAAAGAAGTGGATGCAATTTTAAATCAATATGCTCCTATCTCACGCCGAGTTATTGATTCGCTTGAAAACACGAAAATCATTTCCCGTTACGGTGTTGGCGTCAATACAATTGATCTCAATGCGGCTAAGGAAAAGGGGATTACTGTCGCCAATGTACCGGATTATGGCATGGAAGAAGTATCGAATCATGCATTGGCACTTTTACTTTCTTCGGCGCGGAAAGTGACACTGTTAAACAAGGAAGTGAAAAAAGGTAACTGGGACTTTAAAGTGTGTGTCCCGATTCATCGCTTTAACGAGCAAACTGTTGGGGTTCTAGGCTTTGGCCGGATTCCGCGCCGTTTCATTGAAAAGGTGAAACCGCTCGGCTTTAAAACTGCTGCTTACGATCCTTTCGTATCGGCGTCCGACATGGATGCGGTTGGGGTTCAAAAAATGGAACTCGACGAAATTATAGCAGAAGCCGATTATTTGTCGATCCATGTGCCCTTAATTGATGATACATACCATCTGATTAATGAGGAGCGCCTTAAACAAATGAAGAGAAATGCGGTTATCATTAACACGGCACGTGGACCGATAATCGATGAAAAAGCACTTTCTGATGCACTTGAAAAAGGAGTAATTGCAGGTGCAGCACTTGATGTGACAGAGAATGAGCCGGTCAGCACTGATAGCCCGCTGCTCACAATGGACAATGTCATCATTACGCCTCACAGCGCCTGGTATTCAGAGGAAGCAATGGTTGAACTTCGTCAAAAGGCAGCGAGAAATATCGTTCAGGTGCTAAACGGAGAAATAACACCATACGCTTTGACTTAG
- a CDS encoding U32 family peptidase — protein MKESRDLLEQLGYPSTDLKDLPTSTKTFPDGAQYRIELPSVEGPIALKETLKEIDRLGLTIHRISQGSGIMLQTDEEIIEMCKMTAERGMELSLFVGPRGSWDVSAGPLTPGGKSQGIRHEGSDQLVYAMEDLKRGAALGLRGALVADEGLLLLTKEMKKYGQLPEDFVVKVSVQMGSANPVSVKLMEDIGADTYNVPPALTLSKLAAIRQSIDIPIDLYVEVPDTFGGFLRYYEIPEIIRVLAPVYIKFGLRNHPDVYPSGKQWESTNVSLTKERVRRAAIGIQMIERYYPEAKTSKLGAKGLGIAKIEKAAAK, from the coding sequence ATGAAAGAATCACGAGACTTGCTCGAACAATTAGGCTACCCATCAACTGATCTTAAAGACCTTCCTACATCAACGAAAACATTTCCAGACGGTGCTCAATACCGCATTGAACTCCCAAGCGTAGAAGGTCCAATAGCACTAAAAGAAACATTGAAAGAAATTGACCGACTCGGCTTGACTATTCACCGAATATCTCAAGGCAGCGGTATCATGCTTCAAACGGATGAAGAAATTATAGAAATGTGTAAAATGACAGCAGAGCGAGGCATGGAACTGAGTTTGTTTGTCGGTCCCAGGGGTTCATGGGATGTCAGTGCGGGACCGCTTACGCCAGGAGGCAAATCTCAGGGAATCCGCCATGAGGGCTCCGATCAGCTTGTTTATGCCATGGAAGACCTGAAAAGAGGGGCTGCACTAGGTCTTCGCGGTGCGTTAGTTGCGGATGAAGGACTCCTTCTTTTAACGAAAGAAATGAAAAAATACGGACAGCTTCCGGAAGACTTTGTTGTTAAAGTATCGGTTCAAATGGGGTCAGCCAATCCAGTATCCGTCAAATTAATGGAAGACATCGGTGCGGATACCTACAACGTGCCACCTGCATTAACGCTGTCTAAACTTGCAGCGATCCGACAATCAATAGACATTCCAATTGATTTATACGTTGAAGTTCCGGATACCTTCGGAGGCTTTCTTCGCTATTATGAAATACCGGAAATAATCCGTGTGTTGGCGCCTGTTTACATCAAATTCGGCCTTCGTAATCACCCAGATGTATACCCCTCAGGGAAACAATGGGAAAGTACGAACGTCTCACTTACAAAGGAACGTGTACGCCGTGCCGCAATTGGTATTCAAATGATCGAACGATACTATCCAGAAGCAAAAACATCGAAACTCGGTGCAAAAGGACTCGGAATTGCGAAAATTGAAAAGGCAGCAGCGAAATAG
- a CDS encoding dihydrodipicolinate synthase family protein produces the protein MDFHGIIPPVVTLFDETGNLDMALNRSYIDLLISRNIDGILLMGSSGEFSSLTTEERKLYVREMIKHINNRVPVMVGVGHTALKEVQELTSYAEEHGANGVLVVNPYYWKLSDEQLYRHFSSVANHTNLQVFIYNIPLLTGQNLSIELIKKLAEDHSNIAGIKETVSDFGHLRQVLAEVKKVRSDFRVFSAFDEHLLPAQMIGAAGSINGSAVFAPEISVDLYQSYHKGDLAEAQKKHQVISKLMDVYNYGPTFFTAMKEAVHQRWFDVAAGHRAPCDVYPADLSDKVAALLKNINMKEGVQK, from the coding sequence ATGGACTTTCATGGCATCATTCCACCGGTAGTCACCTTATTTGATGAAACGGGGAACTTAGATATGGCGCTGAACAGAAGCTATATCGACCTATTAATCTCACGGAATATAGACGGTATTTTATTGATGGGAAGTTCAGGTGAGTTCTCATCGCTTACAACAGAAGAAAGAAAATTATATGTACGCGAAATGATAAAGCATATTAACAACCGAGTGCCTGTTATGGTCGGGGTGGGGCATACCGCATTAAAAGAGGTGCAAGAACTGACTTCTTATGCAGAAGAGCATGGAGCGAACGGCGTTCTCGTAGTCAACCCATATTACTGGAAGCTGTCTGACGAGCAATTATACCGACATTTTTCCAGTGTAGCGAATCATACTAATCTGCAAGTTTTCATTTATAATATACCGCTCCTGACAGGTCAAAATTTATCAATCGAATTGATTAAAAAATTAGCTGAAGATCATTCAAACATTGCTGGAATTAAAGAGACGGTCAGTGATTTCGGGCACCTTCGTCAAGTGCTCGCGGAAGTGAAGAAAGTTCGCAGTGATTTCCGCGTCTTCTCTGCTTTTGACGAACACTTGCTTCCGGCTCAAATGATTGGTGCAGCGGGAAGTATTAATGGAAGCGCTGTCTTTGCACCGGAAATTTCCGTTGATTTATATCAATCGTATCATAAAGGTGACCTTGCTGAAGCACAGAAAAAGCATCAAGTGATTTCAAAACTGATGGATGTGTACAATTATGGTCCGACATTTTTTACTGCCATGAAAGAAGCAGTTCATCAGCGCTGGTTTGATGTTGCGGCTGGACACCGTGCACCCTGCGACGTATACCCTGCTGATTTGAGCGACAAAGTAGCTGCTCTTTTAAAAAATATAAATATGAAAGAAGGCGTCCAAAAATGA
- the dgoD gene encoding galactonate dehydratase: MKIIKISLYKVPPRWLFLKIDTDEGISGWGEPVVEGRAETVKAAVNELTDYLIGRNPNDIEDIWQTLYRGGFYRGGPILMSAISGIEQALWDIKGKYFNIPVYQMLGGKARQKIKVYSWVGGDRPVDVVAAAIEKQKEGFLAVKMNASEEMNYIDSFSKVEAVIERVASIREAVGKDFGIGVDFHGRIHKTMAKAIVKELEPYHPMFIEEPVLPENNEALREIAWHTTCPIATGERMYTRWGFKQLLQDGYVDIIQPDLSHTGGILEGKKIAAMAEASDVAIAPHCPLGPMTLASSIHLDATTPNFIIQEQSLGIHYNEGMDILDYMKNPELFDYENGYVNIPDKPGLGVEIDEEKVKQAAETGHDWKNPIWRNEDGSIAEW; encoded by the coding sequence ATGAAAATCATAAAAATTTCTTTATACAAAGTTCCACCCCGCTGGCTGTTTTTAAAAATCGATACGGATGAAGGCATTTCCGGCTGGGGAGAGCCTGTCGTGGAAGGCCGTGCTGAAACGGTTAAAGCAGCAGTTAACGAATTGACCGATTATTTGATTGGGAGAAATCCGAACGACATTGAAGACATCTGGCAAACACTTTATCGAGGTGGATTTTACCGTGGGGGGCCAATTTTAATGAGTGCCATTTCTGGCATTGAGCAGGCACTATGGGATATAAAAGGAAAATACTTCAATATTCCTGTATACCAAATGCTCGGCGGTAAAGCACGCCAAAAAATTAAAGTGTACTCATGGGTCGGAGGAGATCGACCAGTGGATGTCGTTGCTGCTGCAATCGAAAAACAGAAGGAGGGCTTCCTTGCTGTCAAAATGAACGCATCAGAAGAAATGAATTACATTGATAGCTTTTCGAAAGTAGAGGCGGTCATCGAACGCGTTGCATCAATTAGGGAAGCGGTTGGCAAAGACTTTGGCATTGGTGTGGATTTTCATGGAAGGATTCATAAAACGATGGCAAAGGCGATTGTGAAAGAACTTGAACCGTACCATCCAATGTTCATTGAAGAGCCGGTGCTTCCGGAAAATAATGAAGCACTTCGTGAGATTGCCTGGCATACTACGTGCCCGATTGCGACGGGTGAAAGGATGTATACACGCTGGGGCTTTAAGCAGCTTCTTCAAGATGGCTATGTGGATATTATTCAGCCGGATCTATCCCACACAGGTGGTATTTTAGAAGGAAAAAAAATTGCCGCGATGGCAGAAGCCTCTGATGTAGCGATCGCTCCGCACTGCCCGCTCGGTCCGATGACTCTCGCTTCATCAATTCATTTGGACGCAACGACACCGAATTTCATTATTCAAGAGCAAAGCCTTGGTATTCATTACAACGAAGGCATGGACATTCTCGATTATATGAAAAATCCAGAATTATTCGACTATGAAAATGGTTATGTGAACATTCCGGATAAACCGGGTCTTGGTGTGGAAATCGATGAGGAAAAAGTGAAGCAGGCAGCAGAAACCGGACATGATTGGAAAAACCCCATCTGGCGTAATGAAGACGGGAGTATCGCTGAATGGTAA
- the gucD gene encoding alpha-ketoglutaric semialdehyde dehydrogenase GucD, with protein MISTTFATKTYKNFINNEWVDASSGNTIESINPADKEPVGYVQSSTGDDLNKAVASAHKAKRDWRRLGQSARGQILFKTANILEENLDEIAETMTREMGKTLPEAKGETARGVAILRYYAGEGMRKDGDVIPSSDKDALMFTKRSPLGVVGIITPWNFPVAIPIWKMAPALVYGNTIVWKPATEGAVTAAKVMECFTKAGFPEGVVNFITGKGSIIGQGLIDHPLLNAITFTGSESVGQSVAKSASARGIKYQLEMGGKNPVIVTKDANIDQAVEAVINGGFRSSGQKCTASSRVVVESSVYDVFKQKLVEAAAEITVGNGLQEGIWMGPCASESQFNTVKEYIEKGKQEGAKLIHGGEILTGGDYDRGFFITPAIFEDVTTDMVIAQAEIFGPVIALMKASDLVEAIDMANNTKYGLSASIFTSNISSILEFIDEIEAGLVRINAESAGVELQAPFGGMKASSTGSREQGEAAKEFYTAIKTVFIKGS; from the coding sequence ATGATATCAACTACATTTGCAACGAAGACATATAAAAATTTCATTAATAATGAGTGGGTGGATGCATCTTCTGGAAATACAATCGAAAGCATTAATCCTGCGGACAAAGAACCGGTTGGCTACGTTCAAAGCTCAACCGGAGATGACTTAAACAAGGCTGTAGCTTCTGCGCATAAGGCAAAGAGGGATTGGCGCAGGCTCGGGCAGTCTGCACGTGGGCAAATCCTTTTCAAAACGGCTAATATATTGGAAGAAAATCTAGATGAAATTGCCGAAACCATGACTCGCGAAATGGGTAAAACGTTACCTGAAGCAAAAGGGGAAACGGCACGAGGTGTTGCGATCCTCCGTTACTATGCTGGTGAAGGGATGCGGAAAGACGGCGATGTTATACCATCATCCGATAAAGATGCCCTAATGTTTACAAAACGCTCCCCACTTGGTGTTGTCGGTATAATCACACCATGGAACTTCCCGGTTGCAATTCCCATCTGGAAAATGGCTCCAGCTCTTGTATATGGCAATACAATCGTATGGAAACCCGCTACGGAAGGGGCCGTTACAGCAGCGAAAGTTATGGAATGCTTTACCAAAGCAGGCTTCCCTGAGGGTGTTGTGAATTTTATTACCGGTAAAGGATCAATCATTGGCCAGGGGCTCATCGATCATCCGCTTTTAAATGCAATCACCTTTACCGGTTCTGAAAGTGTCGGTCAGAGCGTCGCAAAATCAGCTTCCGCCCGCGGCATAAAATATCAGCTTGAAATGGGAGGCAAGAATCCAGTCATCGTGACGAAAGATGCAAACATCGACCAGGCAGTCGAGGCGGTCATCAACGGTGGATTTCGTTCCTCCGGCCAAAAATGCACAGCTTCTAGCCGTGTGGTTGTTGAATCATCGGTCTATGATGTATTTAAACAAAAACTAGTTGAAGCAGCAGCGGAAATAACGGTTGGCAACGGCCTTCAAGAGGGAATTTGGATGGGTCCCTGTGCAAGCGAAAGCCAGTTCAATACGGTGAAAGAGTACATTGAAAAAGGCAAGCAGGAGGGTGCAAAACTCATACATGGCGGGGAGATATTAACTGGCGGTGACTATGATAGGGGCTTTTTCATTACACCAGCGATTTTTGAAGATGTGACGACGGATATGGTGATAGCGCAGGCAGAAATTTTTGGACCAGTTATCGCGCTTATGAAAGCTAGCGATCTTGTCGAAGCGATAGACATGGCAAATAATACGAAATACGGATTGAGTGCTTCAATCTTCACATCAAATATTAGCTCGATTCTGGAATTCATCGATGAAATTGAAGCAGGGCTTGTCCGTATTAACGCAGAAAGTGCGGGCGTGGAATTGCAAGCCCCATTCGGAGGCATGAAAGCATCGAGCACGGGTTCGCGAGAGCAAGGTGAAGCGGCGAAAGAATTTTATACAGCCATAAAAACGGTTTTTATTAAAGGTTCTTAA
- a CDS encoding UxaA family hydrolase: MQFWGYRRPDGRVGVRNHVLILPTITCATQTAQRVTELVSGTVTFIHQHGCAQVGSDFDQTARTYAGMGMNPNVYGVIVLGLGCETHQAHRIGDEIAKCGKPVETVSIQEHGGTLQTIAEVAKIAVKMVQDASMVQRELCDFSELIVGTECGGSDACSGLSANPAVGRTSDLVVQQGGTAILAETTELIGAEHLIANRAANDQVAKKAYAVIKMMEDRSIQMGVDIRTGNPSPGNIEGGLSSIEEKSLGAATKSGTTRLEEVIDYAQVPTKKGLVWMDTPGHDIEQLTGMVAGGAQIVLFTSGRGTPTGSPITPVIKISTNTPMFDRMNENMDLNAGTIVDGLETVDEVGSRIMQEIQHVSNGKLTKAEILKQHDFGIWRIGPTF, translated from the coding sequence ATGCAGTTTTGGGGCTACCGCCGTCCGGATGGCCGCGTCGGAGTCCGGAATCATGTACTGATTTTGCCAACGATAACATGCGCAACCCAAACTGCACAGCGCGTCACAGAATTGGTGAGCGGAACCGTCACATTCATTCATCAGCATGGCTGTGCGCAAGTGGGCTCTGATTTTGATCAAACGGCCAGAACCTATGCGGGAATGGGGATGAATCCAAATGTATATGGTGTCATAGTACTCGGTCTTGGCTGTGAAACACATCAGGCGCACCGTATTGGAGATGAAATTGCTAAATGCGGTAAACCAGTGGAAACTGTATCGATTCAGGAACATGGCGGCACTCTTCAAACCATTGCCGAAGTAGCTAAAATTGCGGTCAAAATGGTTCAGGATGCCTCAATGGTTCAGCGGGAATTATGCGATTTTAGCGAGCTGATCGTCGGCACGGAATGCGGTGGGTCTGATGCATGTTCAGGCTTATCGGCTAACCCGGCAGTCGGACGTACAAGCGATTTGGTTGTTCAGCAGGGGGGAACCGCAATATTAGCGGAAACGACTGAACTTATCGGTGCAGAGCATTTGATCGCTAACCGGGCGGCAAACGACCAGGTAGCCAAAAAAGCTTATGCGGTTATTAAAATGATGGAAGACCGCTCGATTCAAATGGGCGTAGACATCCGCACCGGAAACCCGAGTCCGGGAAACATTGAGGGAGGTCTCAGCTCAATCGAAGAAAAATCACTGGGGGCAGCGACAAAATCAGGCACAACCAGGCTGGAAGAGGTCATTGATTATGCCCAGGTGCCCACAAAAAAAGGGCTCGTATGGATGGATACGCCTGGCCACGACATTGAGCAATTGACGGGTATGGTCGCAGGCGGTGCCCAAATCGTTCTCTTTACAAGTGGAAGAGGGACGCCAACAGGTTCTCCTATAACACCCGTAATAAAAATCTCAACTAATACTCCAATGTTTGACAGGATGAATGAAAATATGGATTTAAATGCAGGTACGATTGTTGATGGTTTAGAAACCGTTGATGAGGTGGGAAGTCGCATCATGCAAGAAATTCAACATGTTTCAAACGGAAAACTAACAAAAGCGGAGATCTTAAAGCAGCATGACTTTGGTATTTGGAGAATTGGACCGACATTCTAA
- a CDS encoding UxaA family hydrolase has product MGEYKTLYLSTKDSVAVALSEIPANTSVVVKADLEEIVVPILEPIRFGHKFAVKAIEQGADIFKYGEVIGAASAFIPAGAHVHVHNLEGKRGRGDKIAE; this is encoded by the coding sequence ATGGGCGAGTATAAAACACTTTACTTAAGTACGAAAGATAGTGTAGCTGTCGCTTTATCCGAAATCCCTGCAAACACATCAGTAGTTGTGAAGGCAGACCTTGAAGAAATTGTCGTACCCATTCTTGAACCGATTCGTTTTGGACATAAGTTCGCAGTCAAAGCCATCGAACAAGGAGCAGACATATTTAAATATGGGGAAGTCATAGGGGCAGCCTCAGCTTTTATTCCCGCTGGTGCACATGTTCATGTACACAATTTAGAAGGTAAAAGAGGAAGGGGTGACAAAATTGCTGAATGA
- a CDS encoding fumarylacetoacetate hydrolase family protein, with protein sequence MRIIRYVKENQKQLAAVTNENNVVDLPFTDFMSLITAARHDNRTAFDIVKQIVAEGEKRPLEGLQLTTPIDAPEVWASGVTYKKSKEARNYEATQGKLDRQTFYDKVYDAVRPEIFFKSTAARTVGPNDPVYLRSDSKWQIPEPELGLVIDKEGTVLGYIAGNDMSCRDIEGENPLYLPQAKVWKNSCSIGPAILLKEAVPDPYELKIMCRIYRNEEKVFEGEAKVNQLKRKLEELVDYLVLDNTVFDGSVLLTGTCVVPPNEFTLKGDDRIEIEIPGIGVLNNPVIQSKAVQTI encoded by the coding sequence ATGAGAATTATTCGCTATGTAAAGGAAAATCAGAAACAACTTGCTGCCGTGACAAACGAAAACAATGTGGTGGATCTTCCATTTACAGATTTTATGTCGTTGATTACAGCGGCACGCCATGATAACAGAACGGCGTTTGACATTGTAAAACAAATTGTCGCCGAAGGGGAAAAGCGGCCATTGGAAGGTCTTCAATTAACAACGCCTATCGATGCACCGGAAGTATGGGCATCTGGCGTTACGTATAAGAAAAGCAAGGAAGCACGTAACTACGAAGCAACACAAGGAAAGCTGGACCGCCAAACTTTCTATGACAAAGTTTATGATGCAGTGCGTCCTGAGATTTTCTTTAAATCGACTGCAGCAAGAACCGTGGGCCCGAATGATCCGGTATACTTGCGTTCTGATTCAAAATGGCAAATTCCGGAGCCGGAGCTTGGTCTTGTCATAGATAAAGAGGGAACGGTACTCGGATATATTGCAGGTAATGACATGAGCTGCCGTGATATTGAAGGTGAAAATCCGCTTTATCTTCCACAGGCAAAAGTATGGAAAAACTCTTGCTCCATTGGACCGGCCATCTTGTTAAAAGAGGCTGTTCCGGATCCATATGAGCTTAAAATCATGTGCCGTATTTATCGAAATGAAGAAAAAGTATTTGAAGGTGAAGCGAAAGTAAACCAACTGAAACGAAAATTGGAAGAGCTTGTCGACTATTTAGTCTTAGATAACACTGTTTTTGACGGATCAGTGTTACTTACAGGTACATGCGTGGTTCCGCCAAATGAATTTACATTGAAAGGGGATGACCGAATCGAAATCGAAATACCAGGGATTGGAGTATTAAACAATCCGGTTATCCAAAGTAAAGCAGTTCAAACAATTTAA
- a CDS encoding IclR family transcriptional regulator — MPIIQSVERALKILDLFDERERELTITEISKRMNLHKSTVHSLLKTLQEHHYISQGEENGKYSLGLKLLERGSVVVTHLDLRNVARKHLEWLSATTNLTLHLVILDGQEGVYVDKVEGTGVTVLYSRIGRRVPIHTSAVGKSLVATKTDSEMDLLLDGYDYTGPTEKSIRSKEQFLAEIKKARINGYSMDNEENEPGIYCLAVPIRDYSGKVIAAMSVSMPASKVNEETHEYYVRLLKECSSKISQELGYEYQKI, encoded by the coding sequence ATGCCTATCATCCAATCGGTGGAGCGTGCCTTGAAAATATTGGATTTATTTGATGAGCGTGAGCGCGAACTAACTATCACAGAGATAAGCAAGCGAATGAATTTACATAAAAGTACGGTTCATTCACTATTAAAAACTTTACAGGAGCATCACTATATTTCACAAGGCGAAGAAAATGGAAAATATTCGCTAGGATTAAAGCTATTGGAGAGGGGAAGTGTTGTTGTGACCCATCTCGATTTGCGCAACGTAGCAAGAAAACATCTTGAATGGCTTTCAGCAACAACGAATTTAACACTGCACCTTGTCATATTAGACGGGCAGGAAGGCGTCTATGTTGATAAAGTGGAGGGCACTGGGGTAACGGTCCTCTATTCCCGTATTGGCCGACGTGTTCCGATTCATACGAGTGCAGTTGGCAAATCTCTTGTTGCAACCAAAACGGATAGTGAAATGGATTTGCTCTTGGACGGCTATGATTATACGGGACCGACCGAAAAATCGATTAGATCCAAGGAGCAGTTTTTAGCGGAAATCAAAAAAGCCCGCATTAATGGCTATTCAATGGATAATGAAGAAAACGAACCGGGCATTTACTGTCTTGCTGTACCGATAAGAGATTATTCAGGAAAGGTAATCGCTGCAATGAGTGTATCGATGCCTGCTTCGAAAGTAAATGAAGAAACACATGAGTATTATGTACGTCTCTTAAAGGAATGCAGCAGTAAAATTTCGCAGGAGCTCGGTTATGAATATCAAAAAATATAA
- a CDS encoding dihydroxy-acid dehydratase, translated as MTHLYPLIDNEINPYRDNVQGKANEPITVAGLLDRSKLTLGSTYEGGKPDWTLEEIYMRLERNAPRIAIIGGSSDHPAHIMDYQTSARAAIRIWQNGGVPFHFSTPVMCDGTAQNNQGMSYSLQSRNAVAQMVVNQLEAHSYHGAFVIQGCDKQPLGVVSALAHVDRVRRNRGEAPFFATFAPAHVLEGGSIPADVIEELETLAKKAENKGATDVAVDLRDTMAYILQCSSNTAFQGVFERAYERGILTKEQHKYFEMRLAVATCDGQGGVCAFNGTGNSSRHLVAGMGLVHPAVELLTDPPTQRQINSVLDSFAGMINEERYGVANIVAANIKNAIRIHSASGGSTNLMMHIVAGMLYAGFKFSLWDLDRIHHSHPIPDLFDYSLTEGRDIYSLAMQCCSGTSRGMETLFYELIENGVPMDQDAPTVAAKTWKERLSITSSLKAVNVKKNQVILSNPRRGFSGVDVLKGNFFESAVVKISGMPTPQLDQFDDKLAFVLYYENEDDANKSLLDSNLLSKIKEQRLFEHNLLLESLKYNNEPEWSLLKTASYGELFDRMVEEGTLKIAIIISGQGPVAFGMPEMFTPMQHINANRVMKKIATIISDGRYSGVTYGAAIGHMTPESYEGGGIGLLKSGDVIHLQLRNRRIDFVDATPLHSGKVVHDFADHSKEERQSLAAERKQRMKVRQKMVAASNRMFGHTDAANGVVPIAVIEDAVLDYEQDILLQGKKVEIK; from the coding sequence ATGACACACCTATATCCACTAATTGATAACGAAATAAACCCTTACCGCGATAATGTACAGGGAAAAGCAAATGAACCCATTACGGTTGCGGGTCTGTTGGACCGTTCGAAGCTGACGCTTGGCTCCACATATGAAGGGGGGAAGCCTGATTGGACGCTTGAAGAAATTTATATGCGGCTCGAGAGGAATGCCCCGCGTATCGCAATTATCGGTGGTTCGTCCGATCATCCGGCCCATATAATGGATTATCAAACGTCGGCACGGGCAGCAATCCGCATCTGGCAAAACGGCGGCGTGCCGTTTCATTTCTCGACACCGGTAATGTGTGATGGAACTGCGCAAAACAATCAAGGAATGAGTTACTCTCTCCAGAGCCGAAACGCGGTTGCACAAATGGTTGTCAACCAGCTAGAAGCTCACAGTTATCATGGTGCATTCGTCATTCAAGGGTGTGATAAGCAGCCTCTTGGTGTTGTAAGTGCACTCGCACATGTTGATCGTGTTCGCCGAAACCGTGGTGAAGCTCCCTTTTTCGCAACATTCGCGCCTGCTCACGTATTAGAAGGCGGTTCGATTCCAGCTGACGTGATCGAGGAATTGGAAACTCTTGCGAAAAAAGCGGAAAATAAAGGAGCTACTGATGTAGCCGTTGATTTACGAGATACGATGGCATATATATTGCAATGTTCATCGAATACTGCATTTCAGGGTGTGTTTGAAAGGGCGTATGAACGTGGAATATTGACGAAGGAACAGCATAAATATTTTGAAATGAGACTTGCTGTCGCAACATGTGACGGGCAGGGAGGTGTATGTGCCTTCAATGGTACGGGTAATAGTTCACGTCATTTAGTGGCAGGCATGGGTCTCGTTCATCCAGCCGTGGAGCTGTTAACCGATCCACCAACACAACGCCAGATTAACTCGGTGCTTGATAGCTTTGCCGGCATGATAAATGAAGAGCGCTACGGCGTGGCCAACATTGTCGCTGCGAACATAAAAAATGCAATCCGTATTCACAGCGCCTCGGGTGGTTCTACTAATTTAATGATGCATATTGTTGCAGGCATGCTTTATGCAGGATTCAAATTCAGCTTATGGGACCTTGACCGCATACATCATTCACATCCAATTCCTGACTTATTTGATTACAGTTTGACAGAAGGAAGGGACATTTATTCACTTGCGATGCAGTGTTGCAGCGGGACAAGCAGGGGAATGGAAACACTTTTTTATGAACTTATCGAGAATGGTGTACCAATGGATCAGGATGCGCCGACTGTCGCAGCAAAAACCTGGAAAGAACGTCTTTCGATTACAAGTAGCCTAAAAGCGGTTAATGTAAAGAAAAATCAGGTCATTTTATCCAATCCACGCCGTGGATTCAGTGGTGTAGATGTATTAAAAGGAAACTTCTTTGAAAGCGCCGTTGTTAAAATCAGCGGAATGCCGACACCTCAGCTTGACCAATTCGATGATAAGCTGGCATTTGTCCTTTATTATGAAAATGAAGATGATGCAAATAAAAGCCTGCTCGATTCAAATCTGCTTTCAAAAATAAAAGAGCAAAGGCTTTTTGAACATAATCTATTGCTAGAATCTCTTAAATACAACAATGAGCCGGAATGGTCTCTTCTAAAAACTGCTTCCTATGGGGAGTTATTTGACAGGATGGTTGAAGAAGGCACATTGAAAATTGCGATCATTATCTCAGGGCAGGGGCCAGTAGCATTCGGAATGCCGGAAATGTTTACACCAATGCAACACATCAATGCAAATCGTGTTATGAAAAAAATCGCTACAATCATAAGCGACGGCCGCTATTCAGGAGTCACATATGGTGCTGCTATAGGACATATGACACCGGAATCGTATGAAGGCGGCGGTATTGGTTTACTTAAATCAGGGGATGTAATTCACCTTCAGCTTCGTAATCGACGGATTGATTTTGTAGATGCTACTCCACTTCATTCAGGAAAGGTTGTTCATGATTTTGCAGATCATTCTAAAGAAGAAAGACAATCATTGGCAGCTGAACGTAAGCAGCGGATGAAAGTTAGACAAAAAATGGTTGCGGCCAGCAACAGGATGTTTGGACATACAGATGCAGCAAATGGTGTTGTTCCAATCGCTGTAATTGAGGATGCGGTACTTGATTATGAACAGGATATATTACTCCAAGGAAAAAAAGTTGAAATAAAGTGA